One region of Polyodon spathula isolate WHYD16114869_AA chromosome 25, ASM1765450v1, whole genome shotgun sequence genomic DNA includes:
- the LOC121299705 gene encoding probable G-protein coupled receptor 25 produces the protein MENTSESDDYYIDYYYNYDNNNASDFNMTEACDATQLPFQKYLIPALYFLVFFIGLLGNLLVILILNSKQSCKRRLVDTFVIHLAAADLVFVCTLPLWSVSAAHDHQWDFGNFLCKVSSYVIAVNRYSNIFFLACMSVDRYMAIVKMLDSRFLRNNRCVQITCCVIWVSSVLLGTPALVYRNVSEEEDGRLICSEDSRSTFFSSISLLSLVLAFVLPLAVILFCYCSILAKLRRHRLHQSAKTDLKRRHSIRMVFSIIAAFVISWLPFNVFKSIHLVSNLREASLSCSLQTALRWGLVISSSLAFFNSCANPIIYFWLDNHFRHRAKDVCLGLFSSSHRSTAPSVSGAATDSTGSTASRTRLPSVLLTQPK, from the coding sequence ATGGAAAACACCAGCGAGTCAGACGACTATTATATCGACTATTACTACAACTATGACAACAACAACGCCTCTGATTTTAATATGACTGAAGCGTGTGATGCCACCCAGCTCCCTTTCCAGAAGTATCTCATCCCAGCGCTGTACTTCCTCGTGTTCTTCATCGGGCTCCTGGGGAACTTGCTCGTCATCCTGATCCTCAATTCCAAGCAATCCTGCAAGAGGAGGCTCGTGGATACTTTCGTCATCCACCTGGCCGCGGCGGATCTGGTCTTCGTTTGCACGTTGCCTCTCTGGTCGGTCTCGGCGGCTCACGACCACCAGTGGGATTTCGGAAACTTCCTTTGCAAGGTCAGCAGTTACGTCATCGCCGTCAACAGGTACTCCAATATCTTTTTCCTCGCGTGCATGAGCGTGGACAGGTACATGGCCATTGTCAAGATGCTGGACTCGAGGTTTCTACGCAACAACAGGTGTGTGCAAATCACCTGCTGCGTCATCTGGGTATCGTCGGTACTGCTCGGCACTCCGGCGCTCGTTTACAGAAACGTGTCTGAGGAAGAGGACGGCAGATTAATCTGCAGCGAAGATAGCCGCTCGACCTTTTTCAGCAGCATCAGCCTGCTGTCCCTGGTTCTCGCGTTCGTCCTTCCCCTGGCCGTTATCCTGTTCTGCTACTGCTCCATCCTGGCTAAACTGCGCCGCCACCGCCTGCACCAAAGCGCCAAAACCGACCTGAAGCGAAGGCACTCCATCAGGATGGTGTTCAGCATCATCGCCGCTTTCGTCATCTCCTGGTTGCCGTTCAACGTCTTCAAAAGCATCCACCTCGTGTCCAATCTGCGGGAAGCCTCCCTCTCCTGCTCCCTCCAAACCGCCCTCAGGTGGGGCTTGGTCATATCTTCGTCCCTGGCTTTCTTCAATAGCTGCGCAAACCCCATCATCTATTTCTGGCTGGACAACCACTTCAGACACCGCGCGAAGGACGTGTGCCTCGGCCTCTTCTCTTCCAGCCACCGCTCTACTGCGCCTTCAGTGTCCGGCGCGGCTACTGACAGCACGGGCTCGACAGCAAGCAGGACACGCCTGCCTTCCGTTCTTCTGACGCAGCCCAAATGA